A window of Desulfomonilia bacterium genomic DNA:
ACTCGGTCTGCCAGCGTTTTAGGGACCATTATGCCACATTGGGAGCACTTCTGAGAAGTACATCTCGCGTCTACCAGTTCTACTACTTTGCCAGCCTTCGCAGCTTTGCCTTGAGTGAACTGAATTAGTTTGCCCCATGCATGGTCTTGGATATGCTTTGCTAGATGATGGTTCTTGAGCATTCCATTGATGTTCAAGTTTTCAAATACGATTATGTCAGCAGAATCTACCAGTTTCCGGGATACTTGGTGTAGGAATTCATCTCGAAGATTCTGAATTCTCTTACTGATCTTAGCTACTTTTGCTTTAGCTTTCCGCCTGTTGGCCGAGCCCCTTTTCTTTCTGGAAAGAGATCGTTGGGCAGCAGCCAGCTTCTCTTCTAACTGGATGTAGTATCGAGGGTATTGGATCGACTTACCGGCAGACGTGGTTATTAGGCTCTTCAGGCCAACGTCTACCCCTATTGTGGTTGTTGGCTCAACGGCAGGGGCATC
This region includes:
- a CDS encoding RNA-guided endonuclease TnpB family protein, which encodes MGTIRIFKHREVEGKIKTCTIKKDLLGHWYAVLVAEIEDAPAVEPTTTIGVDVGLKSLITTSAGKSIQYPRYYIQLEEKLAAAQRSLSRKKRGSANRRKAKAKVAKISKRIQNLRDEFLHQVSRKLVDSADIIVFENLNINGMLKNHHLAKHIQDHAWGKLIQFTQGKAAKAGKVVELVDARCTSQKCSQCGIMVPKTLADRV